From a single Cotesia glomerata isolate CgM1 linkage group LG6, MPM_Cglom_v2.3, whole genome shotgun sequence genomic region:
- the LOC123267535 gene encoding uncharacterized protein LOC123267535 produces the protein MKNLILAFVTIFSVITAIARPVSENLSYECLESSVKLNFKRKSPLHEVTLNTNLFRVKECNRKFSIDEPTIMEINFDKCTLGAKNFFINVEEFKPGEIDSLLYSLPVYCENLIPVYSL, from the exons atgaAGAATTTAATCTTAGCATTTGTCACAATATTTAGTGTAATTACAGCAATTGCTCGACCA GTCAGTGAAAATTTGAGTTATGAATGCTTGGAGTCATCTGTCAAACTTAACTTCAAGCGCAAATCTCCACTTCATGAAGTGACACtcaatacaaatttattccgGGTTAAGGAGtgcaatagaaaattttcaatagacGAACCCACGATAATGGAAATCAATTTTGACAAGTGCACCTTGGGagctaaaaatttctttattaatgTAGAAGAATTTAAACCGGGAGAAATTGATTCTTTACTGTACAGTTTGCCGGTTTattgtgaaaatttaattccggTTTATTCACTATAA
- the LOC123267530 gene encoding uncharacterized protein LOC123267530 isoform X1, translating into MADQSDRSQLPPGWECRYDIRSGRPYFINHFNCATSWEDPRVRYWQYAQYVHGQNSTATNSSNGNSHEAIPLQSGNIGGGFVYSATHRAPQVYPSPYNNPQPAFLPCLQDLKTPMSTSRSISATTNKFGDMTIGSPTPMKNMESSFIQGSDVELQVAKINAIFPTVSDTHIRLLLKKYNNRPALVVSALQIEKNPLCAPGPCTPVGVHSNYAIPRWRLPAHAIHAAITLSPPRGARPTPHSPKMKLRYLKNVFPKVDETLLLDILEQSDNNVQKASEKLIEQGYEKKNPTGPSKSLIRPKEDIHKVSKVAPTPPPRMKSAEEKTKLKTKLMEKYKSVPDRVIALAMDSVDYDEEKAVHILDIMIAEEAVQPLRTSSSHSSRSDERKDSPPITEAIKLTASPIKKIPKDDADKSKRSKNKIETHKISRGTSTTEDSEYKSPYITKPIGANPDLAKGPDNDLLLPDYAPWAGPDTLLLTKETTSIKSLAVGRDLSLVSGSCGLAKGPNADLRKGPLRGLAQGSIYSQRNAANTESRGK; encoded by the exons atggcggATCAAAGTGACAGGAGTCAATTACCACCTGGTTGGGAGTGCAGATATGACATAAGAAGTGGTCGCCC GTATTTTATAAATCACTTTAATTGTGCAACATCATGGGAAGATCCGCGCGTAAGATATTGGCAGTACGCACAATATGTTCACGGGCAAAATTCCACAGCTACAAATTCATCAAATGGAAATTCTCATGAAGCTATACCGCTCCAG AGCGGTAATATTGGTGGTGGCTTTGTTTATTCTGCAACACACCGAGCACCGCAAGTTTATCCATCTCCGTACAATAATCCACAGCCTGCTTTTTTACCATGTTTGCAG gactTGAAGACACCGATGTCAACATCAAGATCAATAAGTGCGACAACAAATAAATTCGGTGATATGACAATAGGTTCACCGACACCAATGAAGAATATGGAATCGTCCTTCATCCAAGGATCGGACGTCGAGCTGCAAGTTGCCAAAATAAACGCTATTTTTCCAACAGTTTCCGACACTCACATTCGTCTCCTTCTTAAAAa ATATAATAATAGACCAGCATTGGTTGTAAGTGCGCTACAAATCGAGAAGAATCCACTTTGCGCACCAGGTCCATGTACACCCGTCGGAGTACATTCTAATTACGCTATTCCGAGATGGCGTCTACCAGCTCATGCAATACATGCAGCTATAACATTGAGTCCACCGCGTGGTGCAAGGCCAACACCACACTCCCCAAAAATGAAACTTAg GTACCTGAAAAATGTGTTTCCAAAAGTCGACGAAACATTATTGCTTGACATACTGGAGCAGAGTGATAATAATGTTCAAAAGGCGTCGGAAAAATTAATCGAGCAGGGATACGAGAAGAAAAATCCAACTGGACCAAGCAAATCTCTAATACGTCCCAAAGAAGATATACATAAGGTCAGCAAGGTTGCGCCTACGCCACCGCCGCGTATGAAAAGTGCTGAAGAAAAGACAAagt tgaaGACAAAATTgatggaaaaatataaatcggTACCGGACAGAGTGATAGCGCTGGCAATGGACAGCGTTGATTACGATGAAGAAAAAGCTGTTCATATATTGGATATTATGATTGCTGAAGAAGCTGTTCAGCCTTTGCGTACATCGAGTAGTCACag TAGTAGAAGTGATGAGAGAAAAGACAGTCCGCCAATAACTGAAGCTATTAAATTGACAGCGTCGCCAATCAAAAAGATACCCAAGGATGATGCTGATAAATCAAAACGctcgaaaaataaaattgagactcacaa aaTATCACGTGGTACAAGTACAACAGAAGACAGTGAATATAAATCGCCTTATATTACAAAACCAATTGGTGCTAATCCAGATTTAGCTAAAGGTCCcgataatgatttattatt gcCTGATTATGCACCGTGGGCTGGTCCAGACACACTATTGTTAACTAAAGAAACAACCAGCATCAAATCTCTGGCTGTTGGACGTGATTTATCGCTGGTGTCAGGATCTTGCGGTCTTGCAAAGGGTCCAAATGCCGACTTGAGAAAAGGACCACTACGCGGGCTTGCTCAAGGTTCTATTTACTCACAGAGAAACGCTGCTAATACTGAAAGCCGCGGTAAATGA
- the LOC123267530 gene encoding uncharacterized protein LOC123267530 isoform X2, whose translation MADQSDRSQLPPGWECRYDIRSGRPYFINHFNCATSWEDPRVRYWQYAQYVHGQNSTATNSSNGNSHEAIPLQDLKTPMSTSRSISATTNKFGDMTIGSPTPMKNMESSFIQGSDVELQVAKINAIFPTVSDTHIRLLLKKYNNRPALVVSALQIEKNPLCAPGPCTPVGVHSNYAIPRWRLPAHAIHAAITLSPPRGARPTPHSPKMKLRYLKNVFPKVDETLLLDILEQSDNNVQKASEKLIEQGYEKKNPTGPSKSLIRPKEDIHKVSKVAPTPPPRMKSAEEKTKLKTKLMEKYKSVPDRVIALAMDSVDYDEEKAVHILDIMIAEEAVQPLRTSSSHSSRSDERKDSPPITEAIKLTASPIKKIPKDDADKSKRSKNKIETHKISRGTSTTEDSEYKSPYITKPIGANPDLAKGPDNDLLLPDYAPWAGPDTLLLTKETTSIKSLAVGRDLSLVSGSCGLAKGPNADLRKGPLRGLAQGSIYSQRNAANTESRGK comes from the exons atggcggATCAAAGTGACAGGAGTCAATTACCACCTGGTTGGGAGTGCAGATATGACATAAGAAGTGGTCGCCC GTATTTTATAAATCACTTTAATTGTGCAACATCATGGGAAGATCCGCGCGTAAGATATTGGCAGTACGCACAATATGTTCACGGGCAAAATTCCACAGCTACAAATTCATCAAATGGAAATTCTCATGAAGCTATACCGCTCCAG gactTGAAGACACCGATGTCAACATCAAGATCAATAAGTGCGACAACAAATAAATTCGGTGATATGACAATAGGTTCACCGACACCAATGAAGAATATGGAATCGTCCTTCATCCAAGGATCGGACGTCGAGCTGCAAGTTGCCAAAATAAACGCTATTTTTCCAACAGTTTCCGACACTCACATTCGTCTCCTTCTTAAAAa ATATAATAATAGACCAGCATTGGTTGTAAGTGCGCTACAAATCGAGAAGAATCCACTTTGCGCACCAGGTCCATGTACACCCGTCGGAGTACATTCTAATTACGCTATTCCGAGATGGCGTCTACCAGCTCATGCAATACATGCAGCTATAACATTGAGTCCACCGCGTGGTGCAAGGCCAACACCACACTCCCCAAAAATGAAACTTAg GTACCTGAAAAATGTGTTTCCAAAAGTCGACGAAACATTATTGCTTGACATACTGGAGCAGAGTGATAATAATGTTCAAAAGGCGTCGGAAAAATTAATCGAGCAGGGATACGAGAAGAAAAATCCAACTGGACCAAGCAAATCTCTAATACGTCCCAAAGAAGATATACATAAGGTCAGCAAGGTTGCGCCTACGCCACCGCCGCGTATGAAAAGTGCTGAAGAAAAGACAAagt tgaaGACAAAATTgatggaaaaatataaatcggTACCGGACAGAGTGATAGCGCTGGCAATGGACAGCGTTGATTACGATGAAGAAAAAGCTGTTCATATATTGGATATTATGATTGCTGAAGAAGCTGTTCAGCCTTTGCGTACATCGAGTAGTCACag TAGTAGAAGTGATGAGAGAAAAGACAGTCCGCCAATAACTGAAGCTATTAAATTGACAGCGTCGCCAATCAAAAAGATACCCAAGGATGATGCTGATAAATCAAAACGctcgaaaaataaaattgagactcacaa aaTATCACGTGGTACAAGTACAACAGAAGACAGTGAATATAAATCGCCTTATATTACAAAACCAATTGGTGCTAATCCAGATTTAGCTAAAGGTCCcgataatgatttattatt gcCTGATTATGCACCGTGGGCTGGTCCAGACACACTATTGTTAACTAAAGAAACAACCAGCATCAAATCTCTGGCTGTTGGACGTGATTTATCGCTGGTGTCAGGATCTTGCGGTCTTGCAAAGGGTCCAAATGCCGACTTGAGAAAAGGACCACTACGCGGGCTTGCTCAAGGTTCTATTTACTCACAGAGAAACGCTGCTAATACTGAAAGCCGCGGTAAATGA
- the LOC123267534 gene encoding uncharacterized protein LOC123267534 isoform X2, which produces MKTKVLCAVAIIAFSCVISVMSYRTAGTSKYDCFPGYMKIDFDRRTPLHEVTLSTNSFQTPGCSKKFMPGEPAVMEINFEKCTGGAENFKLNVGEFKPGEMDQSLYSLDIYCENKPIA; this is translated from the exons ATGAAGACTAAAGTTCTCTGTGCAGTTGCAATAATTGCATTTTCTTGTGTTATTTCAGTGATGAGCTACCgt acaGCCGGAACTTCAAAATATGATTGCTTCCcaggttatatgaaaattgaCTTTGACCGCCGGACTCCATTGCACGAAGTAACACTTTCAACAAATTCATTCCAAACTCCAGgatgttcaaaaaaattcatgccCGGAGAGCCTGCGGTTATggagataaattttgaaaaatgcacGGGAGGAGctgaaaactttaaattaaatgtcgGGGAATTCAAGCCCGGTGAAATGGATCAATCATTGTACAGTTTGGATATTTACTGTGAAAACAAACCTattgcttaa
- the LOC123267536 gene encoding HIG1 domain family member 1C-like, whose amino-acid sequence MDRRREIIVDETPMQQMWRSFSGNPFLMVGVTGFIATAIIGGYRFAKRPKDSPPSLFLIQLRVTAQSVVVGSLGIGMLYGMVDHWILNPKPKRKAIADAENK is encoded by the exons atggaCCGTCGCAGAGAAATAATTGTTGATGAAACACCTATGCAACAAATGTGGAGAAGTTTTTCAGGCAATCCCTTTCTTATGGTTg gAGTCACTGGCTTCATAGCAACAGCAATAATAGGAGGCTACAGATTCGCAAAAAGACCCAAAGATTCACCaccttcattatttttaatccagCTCCGTGTAACAGCCCAGTCTGTGGTGGTCGGAAGTCTAGGAATCGGAATGCTCTACGGTATGGTAGACCACTGGATCTTGAACCCCAAACCCAAGAGGAAGGCTATCGCTGAtgctgaaaataaataa
- the LOC123267530 gene encoding uncharacterized protein LOC123267530 isoform X3 gives MADQSDRSQLPPGWECRYDIRSGRPYFINHFNCATSWEDPRVRYWQYAQYVHGQNSTATNSSNGNSHEAIPLQSGNIGGGFVYSATHRAPQVYPSPYNNPQPAFLPCLQDLKTPMSTSRSISATTNKFGDMTIGSPTPMKNMESSFIQGSDVELQVAKINAIFPTVSDTHIRLLLKKYLKNVFPKVDETLLLDILEQSDNNVQKASEKLIEQGYEKKNPTGPSKSLIRPKEDIHKVSKVAPTPPPRMKSAEEKTKLKTKLMEKYKSVPDRVIALAMDSVDYDEEKAVHILDIMIAEEAVQPLRTSSSHSSRSDERKDSPPITEAIKLTASPIKKIPKDDADKSKRSKNKIETHKISRGTSTTEDSEYKSPYITKPIGANPDLAKGPDNDLLLPDYAPWAGPDTLLLTKETTSIKSLAVGRDLSLVSGSCGLAKGPNADLRKGPLRGLAQGSIYSQRNAANTESRGK, from the exons atggcggATCAAAGTGACAGGAGTCAATTACCACCTGGTTGGGAGTGCAGATATGACATAAGAAGTGGTCGCCC GTATTTTATAAATCACTTTAATTGTGCAACATCATGGGAAGATCCGCGCGTAAGATATTGGCAGTACGCACAATATGTTCACGGGCAAAATTCCACAGCTACAAATTCATCAAATGGAAATTCTCATGAAGCTATACCGCTCCAG AGCGGTAATATTGGTGGTGGCTTTGTTTATTCTGCAACACACCGAGCACCGCAAGTTTATCCATCTCCGTACAATAATCCACAGCCTGCTTTTTTACCATGTTTGCAG gactTGAAGACACCGATGTCAACATCAAGATCAATAAGTGCGACAACAAATAAATTCGGTGATATGACAATAGGTTCACCGACACCAATGAAGAATATGGAATCGTCCTTCATCCAAGGATCGGACGTCGAGCTGCAAGTTGCCAAAATAAACGCTATTTTTCCAACAGTTTCCGACACTCACATTCGTCTCCTTCTTAAAAa GTACCTGAAAAATGTGTTTCCAAAAGTCGACGAAACATTATTGCTTGACATACTGGAGCAGAGTGATAATAATGTTCAAAAGGCGTCGGAAAAATTAATCGAGCAGGGATACGAGAAGAAAAATCCAACTGGACCAAGCAAATCTCTAATACGTCCCAAAGAAGATATACATAAGGTCAGCAAGGTTGCGCCTACGCCACCGCCGCGTATGAAAAGTGCTGAAGAAAAGACAAagt tgaaGACAAAATTgatggaaaaatataaatcggTACCGGACAGAGTGATAGCGCTGGCAATGGACAGCGTTGATTACGATGAAGAAAAAGCTGTTCATATATTGGATATTATGATTGCTGAAGAAGCTGTTCAGCCTTTGCGTACATCGAGTAGTCACag TAGTAGAAGTGATGAGAGAAAAGACAGTCCGCCAATAACTGAAGCTATTAAATTGACAGCGTCGCCAATCAAAAAGATACCCAAGGATGATGCTGATAAATCAAAACGctcgaaaaataaaattgagactcacaa aaTATCACGTGGTACAAGTACAACAGAAGACAGTGAATATAAATCGCCTTATATTACAAAACCAATTGGTGCTAATCCAGATTTAGCTAAAGGTCCcgataatgatttattatt gcCTGATTATGCACCGTGGGCTGGTCCAGACACACTATTGTTAACTAAAGAAACAACCAGCATCAAATCTCTGGCTGTTGGACGTGATTTATCGCTGGTGTCAGGATCTTGCGGTCTTGCAAAGGGTCCAAATGCCGACTTGAGAAAAGGACCACTACGCGGGCTTGCTCAAGGTTCTATTTACTCACAGAGAAACGCTGCTAATACTGAAAGCCGCGGTAAATGA
- the LOC123267534 gene encoding uncharacterized protein LOC123267534 isoform X1 → MKTKVLCAIAIIAFSCVISVMSYRTAGTSKYDCFPGYMKIDFDRRTPLHEVTLSTNSFQTPGCSKKFMPGEPAVMEINFEKCTGGAENFKLNVGEFKPGEMDQSLYSLDIYCENKPIA, encoded by the exons ATGAAGACTAAAGTTCTCTGTGCAATTGCAATAATTGCATTTTCTTGTGTTATTTCAGTGATGAGCTACCgt acaGCCGGAACTTCAAAATATGATTGCTTCCcaggttatatgaaaattgaCTTTGACCGCCGGACTCCATTGCACGAAGTAACACTTTCAACAAATTCATTCCAAACTCCAGgatgttcaaaaaaattcatgccCGGAGAGCCTGCGGTTATggagataaattttgaaaaatgcacGGGAGGAGctgaaaactttaaattaaatgtcgGGGAATTCAAGCCCGGTGAAATGGATCAATCATTGTACAGTTTGGATATTTACTGTGAAAACAAACCTattgcttaa
- the LOC123267532 gene encoding ribosome biogenesis regulatory protein homolog, protein MGVENTEKDVSIDVGSLCVFDDTPVDITSLKSNGSDYLKSLTQSNTQFLINKIWELPVKRVDESIVAELPKPQTSLPRGRVVPKPKPLTKWEKFAKEKGIRKQKKAKSKLEWDEELGKWIPLYGYKKNKSLEQKDWCVEINGKNDNPIQEALKKKEERVSKNELQRLRNIARANDIKLPKVGIPSDEKFSSSKQLAVATTVARVSTASVGKFQGKLPKEKDAKDKLLHQVPGLIKKRKAVAMNPVDERKINASLVNDIINKKTHKDIVNVQTAAQVIREADNQHSARKKGKKVAGSKSGKKPKAGKGERNLKKKVGGRKRR, encoded by the coding sequence atgggaGTAGAAAATACCGAAAAAGACGTGAGCATTGACGTAGGAAGTTTGTGCGTGTTTGATGATACTCCAGTGGACATAACGAGTTTAAAATCAAACGGgagtgattatttaaaatcattgaCGCAGAGCAACacgcaatttttaataaataaaatatgggAGTTGCCAGTGAAGCGGGTTGACGAGTCAATTGTAGCAGAGCTTCCTAAGCCGCAGACAAGCTTACCACGTGGAAGAGTAGTTCCCAAGCCGAAGCCGCTGACCAAGTGGGAGAAGTTCGCCAAGGAGAAGGGAATCCGCAAGCAGAAGAAGGCCAAGTCCAAGCTGGAATGGGACGAGGAGCTCGGTAAGTGGATCCCGCTTTACGGatataaaaagaataaatccCTGGAGCAGAAGGACTGGTGCGTGGAGATCAACGGCAAGAATGACAACCCCATCCAGGAGGCGCTTAAGAAGAAAGAGGAGCGAGTTAGCAAGAACGAGCTCCAGCGACTCCGGAATATTGCTCGTGCTAATGACATCAAGCTGCCCAAGGTCGGGATTCCCAGTGACGAGAAGTTCTCCAGCTCCAAGCAGCTCGCTGTGGCCACCACTGTCGCCAGAGTCTCCACGGCTTCTGTTGGTAAGTTCCAGGGGAAGCTGCCTAAAGAGAAGGACGCCAAGGACAAGCTTCTCCACCAGGTCCCCGGGTTGATCAAGAAGCGCAAGGCCGTTGCCATGAACCCTGTTGATGAGAGGAAGATCAATGCTTCGTTGGttaatgatattattaataagaaGACTCACAAGGATATTGTTAATGTCCAGACCGCTGCTCAGGTCATCAGGGAGGCTGATAATCAACATTCTGCTAGGAAGAAGGGCAAGAAGGTTGCTGGAAGTAAGTCCGGGAAGAAACCTAAGGCTGGTAAAGGAGAGCGTAATTTGAAGAAGAAAGTCGGGGGGAGAAAGCGGCGATAg